Proteins from a single region of Runella sp. SP2:
- a CDS encoding glycosyltransferase family 39 protein, with amino-acid sequence MNYNRLLPFAALLVVYLVGAFGVDIMDIDAAQYASIGREMADNNEFLEVQFREKDYYLDKPPLLFWVTAMILKIFGATNFAYRLVPILSTLLGIYAIYRFAKLYYSEQTAYIAALVMGSCQAFFLMNHDVRCDTLLTNCVTVAIWQLAEYLKHRKWSHFIGAFVFVGLGMLAKGPISVIVVGAGFFVDFALKRQWKNIFDPRWLIGIVIIGIVLVPYCIGLQRQYGSHGLYFFFWEQSFGRITGENEWNNSPGLFFQSHNFLWSFLPWVLAFIPGLVDFIREIIRNKFRLDASQEAISLGGFVLPFMALSTAQYQLPHYTFVVFPLGAVITSRYLSKLIEHPSIGAFRWVKIGLIVTTCVMGLAILILSTWAFPLENIFLIIVFGLLAVLIVQLYNKKRPAFSQLVFAPLLTAIAANLVMNGHFYPSLLRYQTGSVVGQEVAKIHKAELPNFVIYDLAPEGEYNIFHSALDYYTSRITPVIRTESALKTETSKQPKLVYTDEQGYTSIKASGRVFEIVNRYQNFHVTGLTLPFLNPAMRSTETRPRYLIRVKS; translated from the coding sequence ATGAATTACAATCGTTTATTGCCATTTGCGGCGTTGCTGGTGGTGTATTTAGTAGGAGCATTTGGTGTTGATATTATGGATATTGATGCCGCCCAATATGCCTCCATTGGTCGCGAAATGGCCGATAATAACGAATTTTTAGAAGTACAATTTCGAGAAAAAGACTATTACCTTGATAAACCACCGTTGCTTTTCTGGGTGACAGCGATGATTCTCAAAATCTTTGGGGCGACCAATTTTGCGTATCGTTTGGTGCCTATTCTGTCCACCTTGTTGGGAATTTATGCCATTTACCGCTTTGCCAAACTATATTACTCAGAGCAAACGGCCTACATTGCTGCCTTGGTCATGGGGAGTTGTCAGGCGTTTTTTTTGATGAACCACGACGTTCGTTGCGATACTTTGTTGACGAACTGCGTCACAGTAGCGATTTGGCAATTGGCAGAATACCTGAAACACCGAAAATGGTCTCATTTTATAGGAGCGTTTGTGTTTGTCGGACTAGGAATGTTGGCCAAAGGCCCCATCAGTGTCATTGTTGTTGGGGCTGGTTTTTTTGTTGATTTTGCGCTAAAACGTCAATGGAAAAACATTTTTGACCCTCGTTGGCTTATCGGAATCGTAATCATCGGCATAGTTTTGGTGCCGTATTGCATAGGATTACAACGTCAATATGGCTCACACGGCTTGTATTTTTTCTTTTGGGAACAAAGCTTTGGGCGGATTACGGGCGAGAATGAATGGAACAATAGCCCAGGGTTATTTTTTCAATCGCACAATTTCCTTTGGAGCTTTTTGCCTTGGGTGTTGGCTTTTATTCCAGGACTGGTTGATTTTATTCGAGAAATTATCCGCAATAAATTCCGCCTAGACGCCTCACAAGAAGCCATTTCTTTGGGTGGTTTTGTGTTGCCTTTTATGGCGCTTTCCACCGCACAGTACCAACTGCCACATTATACATTTGTGGTATTTCCGTTGGGTGCCGTCATCACGTCGCGGTACTTGAGCAAACTTATTGAACACCCTTCCATTGGCGCATTTCGCTGGGTAAAAATTGGGTTGATTGTAACAACTTGCGTCATGGGGTTGGCCATTTTGATTTTGTCAACCTGGGCTTTCCCGCTCGAAAATATTTTTTTGATAATCGTTTTTGGGCTGTTGGCAGTACTGATTGTTCAGCTGTATAATAAAAAACGCCCCGCATTTTCGCAGCTCGTTTTTGCGCCACTACTCACTGCCATCGCCGCCAACTTGGTGATGAATGGTCATTTTTATCCATCTCTTTTACGTTATCAAACAGGCTCGGTCGTTGGGCAGGAAGTGGCAAAAATACACAAAGCCGAACTCCCCAACTTTGTCATTTACGACTTAGCACCCGAGGGAGAATATAACATTTTTCACAGTGCGCTGGACTACTACACGAGCCGAATTACTCCCGTGATTCGTACGGAATCTGCCCTTAAAACTGAGACCTCAAAACAGCCTAAACTCGTCTATACAGATGAGCAAGGATACACGTCGATTAAGGCTTCTGGTAGGGTTTTTGAAATAGTAAACAGGTACCAAAATTTTCACGTGACGGGTTTAACTTTACCTTTTTTAAACCCAGCGATGCGCTCTACGGAGACTCGCCCGAGGTATTTAATTAGGGTAAAATCTTAA
- a CDS encoding acyl-CoA dehydrogenase family protein, with product MSTTSSTSTSYTDFYQIDDLLTEEHILVRDAVRQMMARDVQPIIEEYAQKGAFPAHLIKNFAEIGAFGPTIPVEYGGGGLDYISYGLITQEIERCDSGMRSTVSVQSSLVMWPIYAYGSEEQRTKYLPKLASGEMIGCFGLTEPNHGSNPGGMLTRITEAGDHVILNGSKMWITNSPVADIAVVWAKNDQGRIQGLIVERGMEGFTTPEIHNKWSLRASATGELVFDNVKVPKENILPNVDGLRGPLGCLDNARYGIAWGAIGAAMDCYETARRYALERVQFGKPIGGFQLQQKKLAEMLTEITKAQLVAWRLGTLKNQGKATTAQISMAKRNNVEMALNIARESRQMLGGMGITGDFPMMRHMMNLESVITYEGTHDIHLLILGNEITGIQAFK from the coding sequence ATGAGTACTACTTCCTCAACATCGACAAGCTACACAGATTTTTATCAAATTGATGATTTATTGACCGAAGAACATATTCTTGTCCGTGATGCGGTTCGCCAAATGATGGCGCGCGATGTACAGCCTATCATTGAAGAGTATGCTCAAAAAGGAGCTTTCCCCGCTCATTTGATTAAGAATTTTGCAGAAATTGGCGCGTTTGGCCCAACCATTCCTGTTGAATACGGCGGTGGTGGTTTAGACTATATTTCGTATGGATTGATTACCCAAGAAATTGAACGTTGCGATTCGGGTATGCGTTCGACAGTTTCGGTACAAAGTTCGTTGGTAATGTGGCCCATTTATGCCTATGGCTCAGAAGAACAGCGAACAAAATATTTGCCCAAATTAGCCTCGGGTGAAATGATTGGCTGTTTTGGTTTGACCGAACCCAACCATGGTTCTAATCCTGGCGGAATGTTAACCCGTATTACGGAGGCAGGCGACCACGTCATTTTGAACGGCTCAAAAATGTGGATTACCAATTCTCCCGTCGCGGATATTGCGGTGGTTTGGGCCAAAAATGATCAAGGACGTATTCAAGGGTTGATTGTAGAACGCGGCATGGAAGGTTTTACCACGCCCGAAATTCATAATAAATGGTCATTAAGGGCGAGTGCAACTGGCGAATTGGTGTTTGACAATGTAAAAGTTCCGAAAGAAAATATTTTGCCAAACGTCGATGGGCTGCGCGGGCCGTTGGGTTGTTTGGACAATGCCCGTTATGGGATTGCGTGGGGGGCAATTGGAGCAGCCATGGATTGCTACGAAACGGCCCGTCGCTACGCACTTGAGCGGGTGCAGTTTGGGAAGCCCATCGGTGGATTTCAATTACAGCAGAAAAAATTGGCCGAAATGCTCACCGAAATCACCAAAGCGCAATTGGTGGCCTGGCGTTTGGGAACGTTAAAAAATCAAGGCAAAGCAACGACAGCCCAAATTTCGATGGCCAAACGTAACAATGTTGAAATGGCTTTAAATATCGCACGGGAGTCTCGGCAAATGCTTGGCGGAATGGGCATTACGGGTGATTTTCCGATGATGCGCCACATGATGAACTTGGAGTCGGTCATTACCTACGAAGGTACACATGATATTCATTTGTTGATTTTAGGGAATGAAATAACTGGAATACAGGCGTTTAAGTGA
- the tilS gene encoding tRNA lysidine(34) synthetase TilS: MQQAFEQFIQDKALFTCENRLLLTVSGGIDSVVLAQLCHDVGYSFAIAHCNFQLRGEESEQDEQFVKNLAQTYQVPFYNTRFQTKKYADDNGISTQMAARDLRYGWFEKIRAQHQYDFILTAHHQDDVLETILVNLTRGTGLAGLHGILPKNGVIVRPLLFATRKEINAFLTERQLTWREDSSNPSIDYVRNRLRHDVIPVLRDINPQVATAVFQMAERIQEVEKIVSQSIDATTRLFVSTKNDAVWLKKAILENVSSPTEYLNYHLTEYGFSYTQAVLIWQQRNQSVGKQFLSASHLLVNDRLHWLITPLPTTAPSPILLTADSGEMAFQEGKLQWHKLNSLNTISAVSAQSAYLDFDKLAFPLRLRPWRNGDWFCPSGMMGKRKKVSDFLIDSKIPRSLKSKVWVLESANDIVWLVGHRVDERYKAQENSSIICVLHFNTTT, translated from the coding sequence ATGCAGCAAGCCTTTGAACAATTTATTCAAGACAAAGCACTTTTTACCTGCGAAAATCGGCTGTTATTGACAGTAAGCGGTGGCATAGACTCCGTCGTACTTGCCCAGCTTTGTCACGATGTTGGTTATTCATTCGCCATTGCTCATTGCAATTTTCAGTTACGCGGAGAAGAATCCGAGCAAGACGAACAATTTGTTAAAAACCTTGCTCAAACCTATCAAGTACCTTTTTATAATACACGCTTTCAAACCAAAAAATACGCCGATGACAACGGAATTTCAACCCAAATGGCCGCTCGTGACTTGCGTTATGGTTGGTTTGAAAAAATTAGAGCCCAACATCAATATGACTTTATTCTAACCGCGCACCACCAAGACGATGTCCTAGAAACAATTTTAGTCAACCTTACCCGTGGGACAGGTTTGGCGGGGCTTCATGGTATTCTTCCCAAAAATGGAGTCATCGTCCGACCTTTGTTGTTTGCCACTAGAAAAGAAATCAACGCTTTTTTAACTGAGAGACAACTTACCTGGCGCGAAGACAGCTCCAATCCTTCAATCGATTATGTGCGAAATCGGCTACGGCATGATGTAATTCCAGTTCTTCGTGACATTAATCCACAAGTAGCTACGGCGGTTTTTCAGATGGCCGAACGAATCCAAGAAGTAGAAAAAATTGTTTCACAAAGTATCGACGCTACCACTCGCCTGTTTGTTTCAACAAAAAACGACGCCGTGTGGCTGAAAAAAGCGATTCTTGAAAATGTAAGTAGCCCGACGGAATACTTGAATTATCATTTAACAGAATATGGCTTTTCTTACACCCAGGCTGTCCTCATTTGGCAACAAAGAAACCAGTCAGTCGGAAAACAATTTTTATCTGCTTCGCATCTATTGGTCAATGATCGCCTCCATTGGCTCATCACCCCACTGCCTACTACTGCCCCCTCTCCTATTTTGCTTACCGCTGATTCGGGTGAAATGGCGTTTCAGGAAGGAAAACTACAGTGGCATAAATTGAACTCGCTCAATACAATTTCCGCGGTTTCTGCCCAAAGCGCTTACCTTGACTTTGACAAACTAGCTTTCCCTTTACGGCTCAGACCTTGGAGAAACGGCGATTGGTTTTGTCCATCGGGAATGATGGGAAAACGAAAGAAAGTGAGTGATTTTTTGATAGATTCTAAAATTCCCCGCAGCCTAAAATCAAAGGTATGGGTACTGGAATCTGCCAATGACATTGTGTGGCTGGTGGGCCATCGCGTCGATGAGCGGTACAAAGCACAAGAAAACAGTTCAATAATTTGCGTACTTCATTTTAACACAACTACCTAA
- a CDS encoding OmpA family protein produces MKTVVKMALGFALTLLTLNLFAQSARLRSANRAFDDYSYADAVRGYEEFIRNDKKADPVERKEALEKLAYSYRRLQDTRNAERIYAELVEKFPDADSRNYLYYAQALASNSKYRESQRMYSKYAEAQSADLRGRKFTVTYMDMNRFYKDSAMYRVEYLPVNSRQADFSPMYYKGGLVFVSARAESGVIKRVFNWNQTPFLDLYFAPDTSALKGVREVYRNSTASLSGAAKDGNSGTLSEAASTSEDLPLPTTKAEKFSRTLNTKYHEGPASFFKDYTKVVFTRNNYNSGKAKKSSDGVNKLKLYIADQKNKDWGNVKELPFNNNDFSCGHPALSPDDTKLYFVSDMPGGYGGTDIYVVEYNGGQWSTPVNLGKEVNTEGNEMFPFIDSGGNLYFASDGHEGLGGLDIFYAELKDGIAYKGVQNLGAPINSEKDDFGLITDKDRGTGYFSSNRAKGVSDDNLYSFRRTCRPLDILVYDAKTGAPIEGADVRIVKNGSNQDIQQTGIDGSTKICLEAQTDYDFKAIKEGYATNNVLFSTMTQSSKPQMSVSIYLNKSENTILRGTVKREVNQSPQEGVKVTLRDEKTGKEKTVVTGPDGGYEFEVDPNRNYALRAEGDELATNEQPINKNKKNKRKVVESDLSMYGTGDVFTLDNIYYDLDKFFIRPEAARELDKVVALMKKYPTMMIELRSFTDSRASDTYNLRLSERRARAAFDYLVRKGITPSRLEARGYGESELVNDCSNGVDCAESDHRLNRRTEFKILSVKGTGEEAIGK; encoded by the coding sequence ATGAAAACCGTAGTTAAAATGGCGTTGGGATTTGCTCTAACCCTGCTAACGCTCAATTTATTCGCCCAAAGTGCCCGACTACGCTCGGCCAACAGAGCATTCGACGACTACAGTTATGCCGACGCGGTGCGTGGGTATGAAGAGTTTATTCGAAACGACAAAAAAGCTGATCCCGTCGAGCGAAAAGAAGCGCTCGAAAAATTAGCTTACAGTTATCGACGTCTTCAAGACACCCGAAATGCGGAACGTATTTATGCGGAATTGGTAGAAAAATTCCCCGACGCTGACAGCCGCAATTATCTCTACTACGCACAAGCCCTCGCCAGCAACAGCAAATACCGCGAGTCACAGCGTATGTACAGCAAATACGCGGAGGCACAATCGGCCGACTTACGAGGACGCAAGTTTACGGTCACTTACATGGACATGAATCGTTTTTACAAAGATTCGGCCATGTACCGGGTAGAATACCTCCCCGTAAACTCACGTCAGGCTGATTTTAGCCCCATGTATTACAAAGGTGGTTTGGTATTTGTTTCTGCCCGTGCCGAATCGGGTGTTATCAAACGCGTTTTCAACTGGAACCAAACTCCTTTCTTGGATTTGTATTTTGCACCCGACACTTCTGCCCTCAAGGGTGTTCGCGAGGTATATCGCAATTCAACGGCCTCGTTGAGTGGTGCTGCCAAAGATGGTAATTCTGGTACGCTCTCAGAAGCGGCTTCGACAAGTGAGGATTTACCTTTGCCAACAACAAAAGCGGAGAAATTTAGCCGTACGCTCAATACAAAATACCACGAAGGTCCCGCTTCTTTTTTCAAAGATTATACAAAAGTGGTATTTACGCGCAACAACTATAACAGCGGTAAAGCAAAGAAAAGTAGCGATGGCGTAAATAAATTGAAACTTTACATCGCTGACCAAAAGAACAAAGATTGGGGAAATGTAAAAGAATTGCCTTTCAACAACAACGACTTCTCATGCGGTCACCCAGCGCTTTCTCCTGACGACACCAAGTTGTATTTTGTTTCTGACATGCCAGGTGGCTACGGTGGTACCGATATTTACGTGGTAGAATACAACGGAGGTCAGTGGAGTACACCTGTCAACCTTGGAAAAGAAGTGAACACCGAAGGCAACGAAATGTTTCCGTTCATCGATAGCGGTGGTAATCTTTATTTTGCCTCTGATGGCCACGAAGGCTTGGGTGGACTTGATATTTTTTATGCCGAATTGAAAGACGGAATTGCCTACAAAGGTGTTCAAAACTTAGGTGCTCCTATCAATTCTGAAAAAGACGACTTTGGTCTTATTACCGACAAAGACCGTGGCACAGGCTACTTTAGTTCAAACCGTGCCAAAGGTGTTTCGGATGACAACCTTTACAGTTTCCGTCGCACTTGCCGCCCGCTCGACATCCTAGTGTATGATGCCAAAACGGGAGCTCCCATTGAAGGCGCTGACGTCCGTATCGTAAAAAATGGCTCGAACCAAGACATTCAACAAACGGGAATTGATGGCTCAACTAAAATCTGCTTAGAAGCCCAAACAGATTATGACTTCAAAGCCATTAAGGAAGGATACGCCACCAACAATGTGTTGTTTTCAACCATGACGCAGTCGTCAAAACCGCAGATGAGCGTTTCGATTTATCTTAACAAAAGTGAGAATACAATCCTTCGTGGTACGGTAAAACGCGAGGTAAATCAGTCACCGCAAGAAGGGGTAAAAGTGACACTCCGTGATGAGAAAACAGGCAAAGAAAAAACAGTAGTAACGGGGCCAGATGGGGGTTACGAATTTGAGGTTGACCCTAACCGTAACTACGCCCTTCGCGCTGAAGGTGATGAGTTGGCGACCAACGAACAGCCGATTAATAAAAACAAGAAAAACAAACGTAAAGTAGTAGAAAGTGATTTGAGTATGTACGGAACGGGCGACGTTTTTACGCTTGATAACATCTACTACGACCTCGACAAATTCTTCATCCGACCAGAAGCTGCCCGCGAACTTGACAAGGTAGTTGCACTGATGAAAAAGTACCCAACAATGATGATTGAATTGCGTTCGTTTACCGATAGCCGCGCAAGTGACACCTACAATTTACGCTTGTCTGAACGCCGTGCCAGAGCTGCTTTTGATTACTTAGTTCGCAAAGGAATTACTCCTTCACGTTTGGAAGCGCGCGGCTATGGAGAATCTGAACTTGTCAATGATTGTAGCAACGGAGTCGATTGTGCTGAGTCTGATCACCGCCTCAACCGCCGTACCGAATTTAAGATTCTGTCAGTGAAAGGAACGGGCGAAGAAGCCATTGGCAAATAG
- a CDS encoding dihydrofolate reductase, translating into MRISLIVAMSENRAIGLKGRLPWPHLPNDWANFFKVTEGCRMIMGRKSYDTPDRLWSKAGNFVITRQADFPLDEGFERASSLEEALEYCKEDNEVFVIGGEEIFRQALPIADCIHLTLVHGVFEGDAFFPAFNEANFYIKSRQEFPADSSHLYSYEFLVYERKH; encoded by the coding sequence ATGCGAATTTCACTCATTGTAGCCATGTCCGAAAACCGCGCTATCGGATTAAAAGGCCGACTTCCTTGGCCCCATTTACCCAATGACTGGGCTAATTTTTTTAAGGTTACGGAAGGTTGTCGAATGATTATGGGCCGAAAAAGTTATGATACACCCGACCGACTTTGGTCAAAAGCTGGAAATTTTGTCATTACTCGCCAAGCAGATTTCCCCCTTGATGAAGGCTTTGAAAGGGCTAGCAGTTTGGAAGAAGCATTAGAGTATTGTAAAGAAGATAATGAAGTTTTTGTCATTGGCGGAGAAGAGATTTTTCGTCAAGCACTCCCAATCGCCGACTGCATCCACCTCACTTTAGTACACGGCGTTTTTGAAGGAGATGCGTTTTTTCCTGCGTTCAATGAAGCCAATTTTTATATAAAAAGTCGGCAAGAATTTCCTGCCGACTCGTCACATTTGTATTCGTATGAATTTTTAGTTTACGAACGAAAGCATTAA
- a CDS encoding AGE family epimerase/isomerase — MEPLAREALTEWKRILAYWEKYAPDYERGGFHGRVNYDNQPVLDAARSVILTSRILWTFSSAYRYFHHRKYLVLADRAYHYLYNHFRDVQNGGVYWSVTATGAPLDTRKQLYAQAFAIYGLSEYYAASKFQPALDFAKELFQVVDKHGYDAEFGGYFESFGTKWEAVDDLILSKMPWNKSQNTHLHLIEAFTNLYRVWPDVVLKQRVGHLLDMFLEKLIDADTHRLRLFFDQRWSPQAQTISYGHDIEASWLLWETAEVLHDPSRTELVKQECIKAATAACTGLGEDGALHYEFDPATNHLNQERSWWVLAEQMVGFYNAYQLTKETHFKEKAEKSWTFIKKHFIDSQRGEWYGSVTPELTSIKGDKINFWKCPYHNSRACYEMVRRLSEK, encoded by the coding sequence ATGGAACCACTGGCCCGTGAAGCATTGACCGAATGGAAACGAATTCTTGCCTATTGGGAAAAATACGCCCCCGATTACGAACGTGGTGGGTTTCATGGCAGGGTCAATTATGACAACCAACCTGTGCTGGACGCTGCTCGCTCAGTCATTCTTACTAGCCGTATTTTGTGGACGTTTTCGTCTGCGTACCGTTATTTTCACCATCGAAAGTATTTAGTTTTGGCTGACAGGGCGTATCATTACCTTTACAATCATTTTCGGGATGTGCAAAACGGCGGTGTCTATTGGTCTGTTACAGCTACGGGGGCTCCCCTCGATACCCGCAAACAACTTTATGCCCAAGCGTTTGCCATTTATGGCCTCAGCGAGTATTATGCTGCGTCAAAATTTCAACCAGCGCTAGATTTTGCCAAAGAGCTTTTTCAGGTTGTTGACAAGCATGGGTATGATGCAGAATTTGGTGGGTATTTTGAATCATTTGGCACAAAATGGGAAGCTGTTGATGATTTAATTCTCAGCAAGATGCCTTGGAATAAATCTCAAAATACCCATTTGCACCTCATCGAAGCATTTACCAACTTGTATCGCGTTTGGCCCGATGTAGTATTAAAACAACGTGTCGGACACTTGCTCGATATGTTTCTCGAAAAGCTCATTGATGCTGACACTCACCGATTACGGCTTTTTTTTGACCAACGGTGGTCACCCCAAGCGCAAACGATTTCATACGGCCACGACATTGAAGCCTCATGGTTACTGTGGGAAACCGCTGAAGTATTGCATGACCCATCTCGCACGGAATTGGTAAAACAAGAATGTATCAAAGCGGCCACGGCAGCCTGTACTGGACTGGGAGAGGATGGGGCTTTGCATTACGAATTTGACCCTGCAACCAATCACCTCAATCAAGAACGCAGCTGGTGGGTATTGGCAGAACAAATGGTGGGTTTTTATAATGCCTACCAGTTAACAAAAGAAACTCATTTTAAAGAGAAAGCAGAAAAAAGCTGGACCTTTATTAAAAAACACTTTATTGATAGCCAGCGTGGAGAATGGTATGGGTCGGTGACGCCTGAATTGACATCAATCAAAGGAGACAAAATAAATTTCTGGAAATGTCCCTATCATAACAGTCGGGCTTGTTATGAAATGGTAAGAAGGTTGAGCGAAAAATAG